One Diceros bicornis minor isolate mBicDic1 chromosome 26, mDicBic1.mat.cur, whole genome shotgun sequence DNA segment encodes these proteins:
- the TRIM72 gene encoding tripartite motif-containing protein 72 isoform X2: MGSARPWGPTADPLKPCCLFLHAHVAQHACRELGAVLFAVEGDQPVGEVHCVERPERPPRDVAKAFAQLRRPQLQLELLELICCQVFQSLQDGVSNLPHGSALPLLNLRRPRRSAAGRAIAPEDVLGRRLTWQLARRGRGPILWLLPGGDSLANCAWRVSQFPEGGMGTQLPQQKIQLQEACMRKEKSVAVLEHQLVEVEETVRQFRGAVGEQLGKMRLFLAALEGSLDREAERVRGEAGIALRRELGSLNSYLEQLRQMEKVLEEVADKPQTEFLMKYCLVTSRLQKILAESPPPARLDIQLPVISDDFKFQVWKKMFRALMPALKELTFDPCSAHPSLVVSPSGRRVECSEQKAPPAGEDPCQFDKAVAVVTRQLLSDGEHYWEVEVGDKPRWALGVIAAQASRRGRLHAVPSQGLWLLGLRDGKILEAHVEAKEPRALRTPERRPSRIGIYLSFGDGVLSFYDASNADALELLFAFHERLPGPVYPFFDVCWHDKGKNAQPLLIVGPDGEEA; this comes from the exons CCAGCCTGTCGGTGAGGTCCACTGCGTCGAGCGGCCCGAGCGCCCCCCGCGGGATGTTGCGAAAGCCTTCGCGCAGCTGCGCCGCCCCCAGCTTCAGCTTGAACTTCTTGAGCTCATCTGCTGTCAGGTTTTCCAGAGCCTCCAGGATGGCGTCTCGAATCTTCCCCATGGCTCAGCGCTGCCGCTTCTGAACCTCCGACGGCCCCGTCGGTCTGCAGCAGGCAGGGCCATTGCCCCAGAGGACGTCCTGGGGAGGAGACTGACCTGGCAGCTGGCCAGGAGAGGCCGTGGTCCAATCCTGTGGCTCCTGCCGGGCGGGGACTCGCTGGCAAACTGCGCCTGGAGGGTCTCCCAGTTTCCCGAAGgaggaatgggg ACACAGCTCCCACAGCAGAAGATACAGCTGCAGGAGGCCTGTATGCGCAAGGAGAAAAGCGTGGCTGTGCTGGAGCATCagctggtggaggtggag GAGACGGTGCGTCAGTTCCGGGGGGCCGTGGGGGAGCAGCTGGGCAAGATGCGGTTGTTCTTGGCTGCCTTGGAGGGCTCCTTGGACCGTGAGGCAGAGCGTGTGCGGGGTGAGGCAGGGATTGCCTTGCGGCGGGAGCTGGGGAGCCTGAACTCTTACCTGGAGCAGCTGCGGCAGATGGAGAAGgtgctggaggaggtggcagacaAGCCGCAGACTGAGTTCCTCATG AAATACTGCCTGGTGACCAGCAG GCTGCAGAAGATCCTGGCAGAGTCACCACCCCCTGCCCGTCTGGACATCCAGCTTCCGGTCATCTCAGATGACTTCAAATTCCAGGTGTGGAAGAAGATGTTCCGGGCTCTGATGCCAG CGCTGAAGGAGCTGACCTTTGACCCGTGCTCGGCCCACCCGAGCCTGGTGGTGTCTCCCTCGGGCCGCCGCGTGGAGTGCTCTGAGCAGAAGGCGCCGCCGGCCGGAGAGGACCCGTGCCAGTTCGACAAGGCCGTGGCGGTGGTGACGCGCCAGCTGCTCTCGGACGGGGAGCACTactgggaggtggaggtgggcgACAAGCCGCGCTGGGCCCTGGGCGTGATCGCGGCCCAGGCCAGCCGCCGCGGCCGGCTGCACGCAGTGCCCTCGCAGGGCCTCTGGCTGCTCGGGCTGCGCGACGGCAAGATCCTGGAGGCGCACGTGGAAGCCAAGGAGCCGCGCGCACTGCGCACCCCGGAGAGGCGGCCCTCGCGCATCGGCATCTACCTAAGCTTCGGCGACGGCGTCCTCTCCTTCTACGACGCCAGCAACGCCGACGCCCTGGAGCTGCTCTTTGCCTTCCACGAGCGCCTGCCCGGGCCCGTGTACCCCTTCTTCGACGTGTGCTGGCACGACAAGGGCAAGAACGCTCAGCCGCTGCTGATCGTGGGGCCTGATGGCGAGGAGGCCTGA
- the TRIM72 gene encoding tripartite motif-containing protein 72 isoform X1 has protein sequence MGSARPWGPTADPLKPCCLFLHAHVAQHACRELGAVLFAVEGDQPVGEVHCVERPERPPRDVAKAFAQLRRPQLQLELLELICCQVFQSLQDGVSNLPHGSALPLLNLRRPRRSAAGRAIAPEDVLGRRLTWQLARRGRGPILWLLPGGDSLANCAWRVSQFPEGGMGVGGANLSQPRTQLPQQKIQLQEACMRKEKSVAVLEHQLVEVEETVRQFRGAVGEQLGKMRLFLAALEGSLDREAERVRGEAGIALRRELGSLNSYLEQLRQMEKVLEEVADKPQTEFLMKYCLVTSRLQKILAESPPPARLDIQLPVISDDFKFQVWKKMFRALMPALKELTFDPCSAHPSLVVSPSGRRVECSEQKAPPAGEDPCQFDKAVAVVTRQLLSDGEHYWEVEVGDKPRWALGVIAAQASRRGRLHAVPSQGLWLLGLRDGKILEAHVEAKEPRALRTPERRPSRIGIYLSFGDGVLSFYDASNADALELLFAFHERLPGPVYPFFDVCWHDKGKNAQPLLIVGPDGEEA, from the exons CCAGCCTGTCGGTGAGGTCCACTGCGTCGAGCGGCCCGAGCGCCCCCCGCGGGATGTTGCGAAAGCCTTCGCGCAGCTGCGCCGCCCCCAGCTTCAGCTTGAACTTCTTGAGCTCATCTGCTGTCAGGTTTTCCAGAGCCTCCAGGATGGCGTCTCGAATCTTCCCCATGGCTCAGCGCTGCCGCTTCTGAACCTCCGACGGCCCCGTCGGTCTGCAGCAGGCAGGGCCATTGCCCCAGAGGACGTCCTGGGGAGGAGACTGACCTGGCAGCTGGCCAGGAGAGGCCGTGGTCCAATCCTGTGGCTCCTGCCGGGCGGGGACTCGCTGGCAAACTGCGCCTGGAGGGTCTCCCAGTTTCCCGAAGgaggaatgggggtggggggcgccaATTTGTCACAACCACGG ACACAGCTCCCACAGCAGAAGATACAGCTGCAGGAGGCCTGTATGCGCAAGGAGAAAAGCGTGGCTGTGCTGGAGCATCagctggtggaggtggag GAGACGGTGCGTCAGTTCCGGGGGGCCGTGGGGGAGCAGCTGGGCAAGATGCGGTTGTTCTTGGCTGCCTTGGAGGGCTCCTTGGACCGTGAGGCAGAGCGTGTGCGGGGTGAGGCAGGGATTGCCTTGCGGCGGGAGCTGGGGAGCCTGAACTCTTACCTGGAGCAGCTGCGGCAGATGGAGAAGgtgctggaggaggtggcagacaAGCCGCAGACTGAGTTCCTCATG AAATACTGCCTGGTGACCAGCAG GCTGCAGAAGATCCTGGCAGAGTCACCACCCCCTGCCCGTCTGGACATCCAGCTTCCGGTCATCTCAGATGACTTCAAATTCCAGGTGTGGAAGAAGATGTTCCGGGCTCTGATGCCAG CGCTGAAGGAGCTGACCTTTGACCCGTGCTCGGCCCACCCGAGCCTGGTGGTGTCTCCCTCGGGCCGCCGCGTGGAGTGCTCTGAGCAGAAGGCGCCGCCGGCCGGAGAGGACCCGTGCCAGTTCGACAAGGCCGTGGCGGTGGTGACGCGCCAGCTGCTCTCGGACGGGGAGCACTactgggaggtggaggtgggcgACAAGCCGCGCTGGGCCCTGGGCGTGATCGCGGCCCAGGCCAGCCGCCGCGGCCGGCTGCACGCAGTGCCCTCGCAGGGCCTCTGGCTGCTCGGGCTGCGCGACGGCAAGATCCTGGAGGCGCACGTGGAAGCCAAGGAGCCGCGCGCACTGCGCACCCCGGAGAGGCGGCCCTCGCGCATCGGCATCTACCTAAGCTTCGGCGACGGCGTCCTCTCCTTCTACGACGCCAGCAACGCCGACGCCCTGGAGCTGCTCTTTGCCTTCCACGAGCGCCTGCCCGGGCCCGTGTACCCCTTCTTCGACGTGTGCTGGCACGACAAGGGCAAGAACGCTCAGCCGCTGCTGATCGTGGGGCCTGATGGCGAGGAGGCCTGA